One region of Brassica napus cultivar Da-Ae chromosome A10, Da-Ae, whole genome shotgun sequence genomic DNA includes:
- the LOC125579002 gene encoding chaperone protein dnaJ 3-like: protein FTVTGDIVFVIQQKEHPKFKRKGDDLFVEHTLSLTEALCGFQFVLTHLDKRQLLIKSSPGEVVKPDSYRAITDEGMPMHQRPFMKGKLYIHFTVDFPDSLSPDQTKAIEAVLPKPKADLSDMEIDECEETTLHEVNIEDEMRRKAQAQREAYDDDDDDEEGPGGAQRVQCAQQ, encoded by the exons tttacagTCACTGGAGATATAGTGTTCGTCATTCAACAGAAAGAGCACCCAAAGTTCAAGAGAAAGGGAGATGATCTCTTTGTCGAGCACACCCTCTCTCTTACAGAAGCTCTCTGTGGGTTCCAGTTTGTCTTGACCCATTTGGACAAAAGACAGCTTCTCATCAAATCCAGTCCGGGAGAGGTTGTGAAGCCAG ATTCATACAGGGCGATAACCGATGAGGGAATGCCTATGCACCAAAGGCCGTTCATGAAGGGCAAGCTTTACATCCACTTCACGGTCGACTTCCCTGACTCGTTGAGCCCTGACCAGACAAAGGCCATTGAAGCGGTTTTGCCGAAGCCAAAGGCGGATCTGAGCGACATGGAAATAGACGAATGCGAGGAGACGACGCTGCACGAAGTGAACATTGAGGATGAGATGAGAAGGAAGGCTCAAGCTCAAAGAGAGGCTtatgatgatgacgatgatgatgaagaaggccCAGGTGGTGCTCAGCGTGTGCAATGTGCCCAGCAGTGA
- the LOC106371667 gene encoding chaperone protein dnaJ 3 — protein sequence MFRRGPSSKSDNTKFYEILGVPKTASPEDLKKAYKKAAIKNHPDKGGDPEKFKELAQAYEVLSDPEKREIYDQYGEDALKEGMGGGGGGHDPFDIFSSFFGGGGGSPFGGGSSRGRRQRRGEDVVHPLKVSLEDLYLGTTKKLSLSRNALCSKCNGKGSKSGASSTCSGCQGSGMKVSIRQLGPGMIQQMQHPCHDCKGTGETINDRDRCPQCKGDKVVSEKKVLEVAVEKGMQHSQKITFSGQADEAPDTVTGDIVFVIQQKEHPKFKRKGDDLFVEHTLSLTEALCGFQFVLTHLDKRQLLIKSSPGEVVKPDSYRAITDEGMPMHQRPFMKGKLYIHFTVDFPDSLSPDQTKAIEAVLPKPKADLSDMEIDECEETTLHEVNIEDEMRRKAQAQREAYDDDDDDEEGPGGAQRVQCAQQ from the exons ATGTTCAGAAGAGGACCTTCGAGTAAGAGCGACAACACCAAGTTCTACGAGATCCTCGGCGTCCCCAAGACCGCTTCACCTGAAGATCTCAAAAAGGCTTACAAGAAAGCTGCCATCAAAAACCATCCCGACAAGGGTGGAGATCCAGAGAAG TTCAAAGAGCTAGCTCAGGCTTATGAAGTTTTAAGTGATCCGGAGAAGCGTGAGATCTACGATCAGTATGGAGAGGATGCACTCAAGGAGGGAATGGGTGGTGGAGGCGGTGGGCATGACCCCTTTGATATCTTCTCTTCCTTCTTTGGTGGCGGTGGTGGTAGCCCATTCGGTG GTGGCAGCAGCCGTGGAAGGAGGCAGAGGCGTGGTGAGGATGTGGTTCACCCTCTGAAGGTTTCACTAGAGGATCTTTATCTcggaacaacgaagaagctcTCACTTTCTAGGAATGCTTTGTGCTCTAAGTGTAACGG AAAGGGATCAAAGTCTGGAGCTTCATCGACATGTAGTGGATGTCAAGGATCCGGAATGAAGGTCTCGATAAGGCAGCTTGGACCTGGAATGATTCAGCAGATGCAGCACCCTTGTCATGATTGTAAAGGCACCGGAGAGACCATCAATGACCGTGACAGGTGTCCACAATGCAAAGGGGATAAGGTTGTCTCTGAGAAGAAGGTGCTTGAAGTAGCTGTTGAAAAGGGAATGCAGCATAGTCAGAAGATCACATTCAGTGGACAAGCAGATGAAGCG CCGGATACAGTCACTGGAGATATAGTGTTCGTCATTCAACAGAAAGAGCACCCAAAGTTCAAGAGAAAGGGAGATGATCTCTTTGTCGAGCACACCCTCTCTCTTACAGAAGCTCTCTGTGGCTTCCAGTTTGTCTTGACCCATTTGGACAAAAGGCAGCTTCTCATCAAATCCAGTCCCGGGGAGGTTGTTAAGCCAG ATTCATACAGGGCGATAACCGATGAGGGAATGCCTATGCACCAAAGACCGTTCATGAAGGGCAAGCTTTACATCCACTTCACGGTCGACTTCCCTGACTCGCTGAGCCCTGACCAGACAAAGGCCATTGAAGCGGTTTTGCCGAAGCCAAAGGCGGATCTGAGCGACATGGAAATAGACGAATGCGAGGAGACAACGCTGCACGAAGTGAACATTGAGGATGAGATGAGAAGGAAGGCTCAAGCTCAAAGAGAGGCTtatgatgatgacgatgatgatgaagaaggccCAGGTGGTGCTCAGCGTGTGCAATGTGCCCAGCAGTGA
- the LOC106371669 gene encoding ubiquitin carboxyl-terminal hydrolase 8 yields MSVASPEESPDSTHRIDSLNGEQSVYFVPLRWWKDAQESTTSESVDKREVLYTATTGSSYGGPMKLINNIFNSDILFDLRREGDGLLNGETGEASVSGRDFALVSSDMWLQALKWHHDNKNNEKGVKSFSAGGIDRGDVYPVQLRLSVLQETNSLAVKICKKDNSVECFRRACKIFNLDSEQLRIWDISGQTTLFFENDVNSSKDCQQQTDQEMLLELQIYGLSDSIKLKESKKEDGSTQQTNGITNGTNGGTIFRFGRSNSLSFLGKAGEAGTLGLTGLQNLGNTCFMNSSLQCLAHTPKLVDFFLGEYSREINLENPLGMKGEIALAFGDLLRSLWAPGASTVAPRTFKAKLARFAPQFTGFNQHDSQELLAFLLDGLHEDLNRVKNKPYVEAKDGDGRPDEEVADEYWRNHVARNDSIIVDVCQGQYKSTLVCPICKKVSVMFDPFMYLSLPLPCTSMRTMDLTVMSADGGSLPVSLTVNVPKFGKFEDLQKALVIACSLPDDETLLVTEVYNNRILRFLDEPTDSLTLIRDGDKLVVYRLKKDADNSPLIVFMHQKLEEQVILGKSSPTWKAFGIPLVSRLSDVENGFDVEKMYLKLLSSFKMPTELFTENLENPIKEEAIDKEVTDGTTSVEDKNSTNVKETAESLSDPDPVLRLYLTDDRGSSIESEILKEKPVNNKSKRLNVLARWPVKELDVYDTCLLSSLPEVSKFGTKRPQETVSLYKCLEAFLKEEPLGPDDMWYCPGCKEHRQAIKKLDLWRLPEILVIHLKRFSYSRFMKNKLEAYVDFPIDGLDLSSYISYTNGQTTYRYMLYAISNHYGSMGGGHYTAYVHHGGDRWYDFDDSQVNKISQEKIKTSAAYVLFYKRLVEDK; encoded by the exons ATGAGCGTGGCATCCCCCGAAGAATCTCCCGATTCAACTCACCGGATCGATTCGCTCAACGGCGAGCAGAGCGTCTACTTCGTCCCCTTGCG gtggTGGAAAGATGCTCAAGAGTCAACGACTTCTGAATCGGTTGACAAAAGAGAGGTCTTGTATACAGCAACTACTGGGTCGTCTTATGGAGGCCCGATGAAGTTGATAAATAACATCTTTAACTCTGATATTTTGTTCGATCTGAGGAGAGAAGGAGATGGGTTACTGAATGGTGAAACGGGAGAAGCAAGCGTCTCAGGCAGGGACTTTGCTTTGGTATCTAGTGATATGTGGCTGCAGGCCCTCAAATG GCAccatgataataaaaataacgaGAAAGGCGTAAAAAGTTTCTCGGCTGGAGGAATTGACCGAGGTGATGTTTATCCGGTACAACTCAGGCTTTCCGTCTTGCAGGAAACCAATTCGTTGGCGGTTAAAATTTGCAAAAAG GACAATTCAGTTGAGTGCTTCAGAAGAGCATGCAAGATATTCAATTTGGATTCTGAGCAG CTGCGCATTTGGGATATTTCTGGGCAAACAACCTTGTTTTTCGAAAATGATGTGAACAGTTCCAAGGATTGTCAACAACAAACAGATCAAGAA ATGCTCCTAGAGTTGCAGATTTATGGGTTATCAGACTCCATTAAATTGAAGGAATCGAAAAAAGAAGATGGTTCCACTCAGCAAACCAACGGGATCACCAATGGCACTAATGGTGGCACAATTTTTAGATTTGGACGGAGTAATTCTTTGAGCTTTCTGGGAAAAGCTGGAGAAGCCGGAACTCTGGGGTTGACAGGCTTACAGAATCTAGGAAATACTTGTTTCATGAACAGCTCCCTTCAGTGCTTGGCTCACACACCAAAGCTTGTTGACTTTTTTCTTGGAGAGTACAGTAGAGAAATAAATCTCGAGAACCCATTAGGAATGAAA GGTGAGATCGCATTAGCTTTTGGTGATTTGTTAAGGAGTTTGTGGGCTCCAGGTGCATCAACAGTGGCCCCAAGGACATTTAAAGCAAAACTTGCTCGATTTGCTCCTCAATTTACTGGCTTTAATCAGCATGATTCACAG GAACTTTTAGCTTTCTTGCTGGATGGACTCCACGAAGACTTAAACCGTGTAAAGAACAAGCCTTATGTGGAAGCAAAAGATGGAGATGGCCGTCCAGACGAAGAAGTGGCGGATGAATATTGGCGAAATCATGTGGCTCGCAATGATTCAATAATTGTTGATGTGTGCCAA GGCCAGTACAAGTCAACATTAGTTTGTCCTATTTGCAAAAAGGTTTCTGTTATGTTTGATCCGTTCATGTACCTATCGCTGCCTTTGCCATGCACGTCAATGCGAACAATGGATTTAACAGTCATGAGTGCCGATGGGGGTAGTCTGCCCGTCTCATTGACTGTGAACGTTCCTAAGTTCGGAAAATTTGAAGATCTTCAGAAGGCTCTTGTTATTGCTTGCTCTTTACCAGATGATGAGACTTTACTGGTTACTGAG GTATACAACAATCGGATTCTTCGCTTCCTGGATGAGCCTACTGATTCATTAACCTTGATCAGAGATGGTGACAAACTCGTCGTGTATCGGTTAAAGAAAGATGCAGACAATTCTCCTTTGATTGTATTTATGCATCAGAAGCTGGAAGA GCAGGTTATCCTTGGCAAATCAAGCCCAACTTGGAAGGCATTTGGAATCCCCTTGGTCTCGAGGCTTTCTGATGTTGAGAATGGATTTGATGTTGAGAAAATGTACCTGAAGTTGCTTAGTTCATTTAAAATGCCTACTGAACTCTTCACAGAGAATCTTGAAAATCCTATTAAAGAAGAAGCCATAGATAAAGAAGTTACCGATGGTACTACTTCAGTTGAGGATAAAAATTCCACTAATGTGAAGGAGACTGCTGAGTCTCTTTCAGATCCAGACCCTGTGTTGAGGCTTTACCTAACCGACGACAGAGGAAGCTCAATAGAATCTGAAATACTGAAAGAAAAGCCTGTAAATAATAAATCCAAGCGGTTGAATGTGCTCGCACGCTGGCCAGTAAAAGAGCTGGACGTTTATGATACTTGTCTTCTGAGCTCCTTACCTGAGGTTTCCAAATTTGGAACTAAGAGACCCCAGGAAACCGTTTCGCTTTACAAGTGCCTTGAAGCATTCTTGAAGGAAGAGCCTCTTGGTCCTGACGACATGTG GTATTGTCCTGGATGCAAGGAACACCGGCAAGCCATAAAGAAGTTGGATCTCTGGAGGTTGCCAGAGATACTGGTCATTCATCTGAAGAGGTTTTCTTATAGCCGGTTTATGAAGAACAAGCTGGAGGCCTATGTGGACTTCCCGATAGATGGTCTCGATCTATCAAGCTACATCTCCTACACAAATGGTCAGACGACTTATCGCTACATGTTATATGCAATCAGCAATCACTATGGGAGCATGGGAGGTGGTCATTACACTGCATATGTCCAC CATGGAGGTGATAGATGGTACGACTTTGATGATAGCCAGGTGAACAAGATAAGCCAAGAAAAGATCAAGACCTCGGCTGCTTACGTTCTGTTCTATAAACGTTTAGTTGAAGACAAATGA
- the LOC106371670 gene encoding protein STRICTOSIDINE SYNTHASE-LIKE 3, whose amino-acid sequence MALFFSPATSALLFLTLSLALYCSIDPFHHCAISDFPNFVAHEVVSPRPDQVPWERDSQNSLQGSKILFQDQVQGPESVAFDPLGRGPYTGVADGRVLFWNGENWTNFAYTSSNRTEICDPKPSALSYLRNEHICGRPLGLRFDKRTGDLYIADAYMGLLKVGPEGGLATPLVTEAEGVPLGFTNDLDIDDDGTVYFTDSSISYQRRNFLQLVFSGDNTGRVLKYDPIAKKAAVLVSDVQFPNGVSISKDGSFFVFCEGDIGSLRRYWLKGEKAGTSDVFAMLPGHPDNVRTNKDGEFWVALHCRRNYYSYIMARNPKLRMFILRLPITARIHYMFQIGMKPHGLVVKYSPEGKLVKVLEDSEGKVVRSVSEVEEKDGKLWLGSVLMNFVAVYDL is encoded by the exons ATGGCCTTGTTCTTCTCTCCTGCAACCTCCGCTCTtctcttcctcaccctctcccTCGCCCTCTACTGCTCCATCGACCCCTTCCACCACTGCGCCATCTCCGACTTCCCAAACTTCGTAGCTCACGAGGTTGTATCTCCACGTCCCGATCAAGTTCCGTGGGAGAGAGACTCACAGAACTCTCTCCAGGGGTCCAAGATTCTGTTCCAGGACCAAGTCCAGGGTCCCGAGAGCGTCGCCTTTGATCCTCTAGGACGCGGTCCCTACACCGGTGTTGCTGACGGTAGGGTTTTGTTCTGGAATGGCGAGAACTGGACTAACTTCGCTTACACGTCAAGCAATCG AACGGAGATTTGTGATCCGAAGCCTTCTGCTCTGAGTTACTTGAGGAATGAGCATATATGTGGGCGCCCTCTGGGTCTCCGTTTCGATAAGAGAACCGGAGATTTGTACATCGCCGACGCTTATATGGGACTGTTGAAAGTAGGTCCTGAAGGTGGCTTAGCAACGCCGCTTGTAACTGAGGCTGAAGGTGTGCCGTTGGGGTTTACTAACGACCTTGacattgatgatgatggcaCTGTTTACTTTACTGATAGCAGCATCAGTTACCAGAGAAG GAACTTTTTGCAGCTTGTTTTTTCTGGAGACAACACTGGGAGAGTTCTCAAGTATGATCCAATAGCTAAGAAAGCTGCTGTTCTAGTCTCAGATGTTCAGTTTCCAAATGGTGTGTCTATCAGCAAAGACggttctttctttgttttctgcGAAGGGGATATTGGAAG CCTGCGAAGGTACTGGTTAAAAGGAGAGAAAGCTGGAACATCAGATGTGTTTGCAATGTTACCAGGGCATCCTGACAACGTAAGGACAAACAAAGACGGTGAATTTTGGGTGGCGCTTCACTGCAGGCGCAACTACTACTCTTACATAATGGCAAGAAACCCTAAGCTAAGGATGTTCATACTGAGACTCCCAATCACTGCAAGAATACACTACATGTTCCAAATCGGGATGAAGCCGCACGGATTGGTGGTGAAGTATAGCCCTGAAGGGAAGCTTGTGAAGGTGTTGGAAGATAGTGAAGGGAAAGTTGTGAGATCAGTGAGTGAAGTAGAAGAAAAAGATGGGAAGCTTTGGTTGGGGAGTGTGTTGATGAATTTTGTTGCCGTCTATGATCTTTGA